A region from the Drosophila bipectinata strain 14024-0381.07 chromosome 3R, DbipHiC1v2, whole genome shotgun sequence genome encodes:
- the LOC108122605 gene encoding uncharacterized protein, with amino-acid sequence MIEKNIWSPARPIIPGADRAIKNLRHTNFAPSFEGEQPQMALILSWHYGRQWLEEREVYQKSLQKKTKKALKFIPPDFTRWLEKRKPIKTRKQWISS; translated from the coding sequence AtgatagaaaaaaatatttggagtCCTGCAAGACCCATCATTCCAGGGGCCGACCGAGCCATCAAGAATCTCCGCCACACAAATTTTGCTCCTTCCTTTGAGGGCGAACAGCCACAGATGGCGTTAATCCTTTCCTGGCACTACGGTCGCCAGTGGCTAGAAGAACGAGAGGTCTACCAAAAGTCTTTACAGAAAAAGACCAAGAAGGCTTTAAAGTTCATTCCCCCTGACTTTACCCGTTGGCTTGAAAAACGTAAGCCAATCAAGACTCGTAAACAATGGATAAGCTCCTga
- the LOC108122592 gene encoding uncharacterized protein gives MPLGRTWSRSMLIPAKNHDGAIFPPARRPEPIPEIREDRPCMGWLLGWEYGRNWLTRREEITQQRNMIASFARIPPDFDWWLNQRRPLLVRQQRFQSKTGARKTLTAFSLAKQRRESHRRKMQGVPKEN, from the coding sequence ATGCCTCTTGGGAGAACTTGGAGCCGCTCAATGCTCATCCCGGCTAAGAATCATGATGGAGCTATTTTTCCGCCCGCGAGGAGACCGGAACCCATTCCAGAGATTCGAGAGGATCGACCGTGCATGGGATGGCTGCTCGGCTGGGAGTACGGTCGGAACTGGCTGACTCGCCGAGAGGAGATTACCCAGCAACGCAACATGATCGCCAGTTTCGCCAGGATTCCACCGGACTTCGACTGGTGGCTCAATCAGCGCCGTCCGCTTTTGGTACGTCAGCAGCGTTTCCAATCCAAGACTGGAGCCCGGAAGACGTTAACAGCTTTTAGCTTAGCCAAGCAGAGACGGGAGTCACACCGTCGTAAAATGCAAGGAGTTCCAAAAGAAAACTAA